aaacaaactttttgaaCAACCATGAAATTTATTGAAGTAAACGAAGCACCGGGTGTATTAACTACCAaattaatatgttaaaataaagttacagcCGATTACTAGACAgataatgttttatacacacaaAATATGTCACAACAACCAAATACACGACTAGGGTATCCGACACGGATCTATTTTTGCTTGAGGGCCTTAATGTCGCTTTCGAGACTCTCGCCCTTCTCAAGTTTCTTCTCGCATTCGATGAGAAACTCAACACCATCGATGACCATCTGCACGAGCTCAACTTCCGAGAAACCGATACGATCAGCGTTGGAGATGTCGAATGTACCGCCCTCTGAGGCAGTGTCCACTCCACCTTTAAACAGTACAAGGTATCGTATTGCACTGTAGCAAAATAGATAGCAATGCATGGAATAGTGGGCTGCGTAATGTTTCCTTGTGCAAGCCACTTAATTGCTTCAGCCCAGTGGTCCCTAATCCAGAAAAATTATTCACTCACCAAGTTAGAAATGTGGGAACTCGTAAGCGcgaacgaggtgtatataacGCAGCACACAAGTAATAATGACCGTGACCCGCATGGCGAGAATTATAAGTTACAATTCTTCATTCCAAGCGCGGCAGAAATACATCCACGAAATTCTACGTACCAGTTCCACGCTTTTGCAAGCGAAGTTTTCCAAGAACTTCGTCGAACTGTGGGCACTTGGACATCAATGGGATCTTCAAATGCACACCAGCGCGCACACCTGTGCCGAGGTTGCTTGGGCAGGTGAGGACGTATCCAAGATGTGGGTTCCACATGTATTCGTAACCACTTTCCTTCATGTACTTCTCAACCTATATAACATAACTCTTGTTCGTATTTTCTGACAAGATTAGTAAAAAAGCACAGTAAAGAAAAGTTGGGGTacagtactgcggggtaagaatGTAAGATggataatatcccatatttcgtaatcgtgtttttaacgcTCTTTTGGAGCTGTAAAGCTTCTTCTCACTGtattatcttaccccaaaaaCCAACTATATACTAATGACGACGCGAATAATTACCAATTGGAGACCGGTGCACCATCTCTTGAACACTTCGTTGATGTTGCCTCCCTTCTCCATTGAGATGACTCGAAGATGATCTTCTTCATTCACCCAAACCAAGAAGTTCTTTTTGTCGTTGTGCCTGGAGAAATACGGAACGTTATAACGGAACAATAGTTAAAGGGCATTTACTGTAAGCCATGTAAGCGAATTTAACTTGTCGGAGCAACGACGGTCTTTGCTATAACAGCACCACCAGTAAGcatcttgcccaaagacagcACTTAATGGCAACAGCATATTGGACCTAACACTCAAATTacttttgaacttttttgaGGCGCGCTAACGATTGTATGTGCCACGGTGCGGGTTATGTTTAATAAGGAGTTTTTGACCTCCAGATATATTTGCATTTCTTACCAGATTCCTCGTGCGTCGGGCCAGTCACGTGCCATGTTGGATGCGAGGAGGAGAGGAGAGACGGGCTTGTCGAAGAGGAAATGATCGTTGATGAGTTGGTCCTGGTGTTCCTCACTCATTCCCTTCAATGGGTAGTACTTGCCTTTAAGGTCGCCATCCAACTTAGCCAGGGCCTCGCATGAAATCTGCTCGACCTTGCGACGCTCAGCACGGCTGCAGTGAGGTGGAAGACACAAGCCACGGATGCTGCGTCCAGTGCGGACTCGAGATGAGAGTACGTATTTTGGGTCCATGTTGGTGCCTCCCTGTAGGATTAAAACattgattaaaattaaaaatattaattaagtAAGGTGTCATTAGTAAGCTGTCAGGTATTCAGTCACGTAGAAGCTATTGTAACACCTGGGTTACCGGATATTGTAAGACATGGGTTATCGGATGTctagaaaaatatgaaaattaatCAGCACAGGATTGTGCGCATAATCAATATACATGCATTTAATTAATGTACTACGTACTTTCAAGTGGGTTGGATCGATATCGGTCTTGTGCATGTCGGTTTTCTTGTAACCGTTGTGTCGAGCCTCGATCACGGGGTCAAACAGGTCGGCGAAGACTTCGTATGATTCTTCATCTCCGGCGACGCATCCAACAGTCATGATAAAAGGATGCCCTGCAATTAGAATGCAGCAGGCTTAGTTAAAATTGAATTAGGTGCAAAGCGCAACCGGCGTACCGGTGTCCTTTGGGACCTAATATACATACGCAAGGTAACACTGGTGCGATTTTAACAGCTGCCGGATGACGGAGAGACGTAACAACGAAGAGTTTGGGTAACGGCCAAGAAAGCGCGCCTATTTCGTCGTTATAGGGTTATACAAAGGATAACGAATCCAAAACTTGTATACTTTTAAAGCATATAAGACAACCATTTATAACTTACAAAGCGCGGCTTTTAGACAACCTTTCGGCTTCAACGGACAGTTTGGTGATCCCGGGCAAGGGAAAGGTATAGAATCAAGTTGGGTTATAGTTTTAAGCTTCTTCTTAATGCTCGCAGAAAGGGATGGTTTATTACTGAACCGTACTTTCGTTGGAGTTCGCTTTTTCGGTGGGTCAAACAAGGATGTAGACAAGCGATCACAAGCTGTAGTGTCGCAGTACGAATATGATAACGGTCGTCTTGTACACTCGTGTATCGAGTTCACCCGAGGTTGAGGCTGTGGGCATTCGCAATCGCCATCGTCTTGGAATAGTAGGTCAGGTTTAGTCTCAGTCGCCACTTCATCGCTGCCAAGCTTTTTCATTGCCTCTTGCTCGGCTGAAGCTCTTTCTGCTTCACGTTTCTCACGCCACGACCGCATTGAGGTCGGTCGACTGACGAGATAAACATCCTCAGTGTATAATGTACCACTGTCGAGAAGCGAAGGTTCTGAGTTTCGAAACTCAGCTGCGTTTGACCGAAAGTTGAATTCGTTTGACGAAAAGTCCATGGCCCCACCGGGACTGTTAAAGTACATTGTGCTTCGATGCTATATTTTGTGCGATAATAACAGACGAGAAAGACTAATAACTAACACCAATTTCtatcttttttgaaaaaactgaTTTTCCAACTCATGCTAACACCGATACTGCAATACTAGCAGAAGTTTGAAGcgttaaatattctaatcaaACTAGTTTGAGTAACAAACCATATACTTGTGTGACTTGTGTCACACTACTATACTAATGTCGTACTAGTACTGAAACCATATTGATTTAATTGCTTTGCTAACGCTTTAAACTGTCATTTTACAGCCTGTACCAGTAGCCCAGACTTTAGACTGCAACTTATAAGCGTTCTGAGGTGGATGTGCTGAGATACTGTATGCTGGTCGTGCTGAAGGACACATAATGTAACCGGTCAATGTAACATTCATTGCGCAAATGTATTAAATCCGATAATACATTTCTGCTTGGAAATCACTCTCTCATTACGCTGGTATGGATTAAGAGATAGAACGCACTcgtgaataaaaacaattgctAGATATTGATTCTCCACCTCTTTACTAAGATTACTTCCCACTTTCATTCACCGATCATGTTTTGCGCTACATATGCACTTTcaaatttaacatttgtttctGCTGCATAAATACATATCCTCGATAAGTCTATATACTTAAGAGTAAACTATCGAACCCCTTGAAAATTGATTGCTACGAATGTGATaggaaaaatataattaagcTATAGACGTATACCTGGGTTGTCCACACCGGTCTGAATTGCCTGGTCCAAAGTGAAACCACTTGGGGTAACTTTACTCCTCAACTTAGCGAACACGGGCAATGTTAGAGCATGCGCCATGTGGTTATTGTGCGTTGATAAGTCGGGATATTCTTCATCGTCTTTGAAGTTTGCGCAATTCTTATTCATTTTGCTTATTTGTTTGCAACTAACAAGTCTACACAGCTTTCTTAAACAACTTATACTGTGGAAAACCCAGGagattttataacaaattctATACAAAAGAAAAGTGTAAGCAAGGTCCCATCGACTTCAAGCCTTTAGTTGCACTGATCAGTGATCACTTGGCTGCGGATACCCGTGTTAATGGCGCCAGTAATCGCATATATACCGGTATACGCGGGCAACAGCAGTAAGTTGTCATCCCATGGGTTTAGTGCTGCTATCTATACACAGGTCGGCAGCTGTCTCTATCATTTTACCATAGATCTTTTGACGCTCCGGTTTGCACCACATCTATACTTTACATTAACCGCCAAACCGATACAGTTCAGTGTGTACGAGTTGCAAGACGAATCTACAACGTCTATACCACTATACGTATAGTGGTTTGTCGGTATTGTAACTTAACAGTTGTAAAACTTTACGCGtgacaaataatatttaaattagcaATTGCAAGTTTGATAAAAAGGACTGGGATACAAATTTTCGGTTGTCATATTTGGGACCATGGCTACTTTATACTAAAGTtcacaaaatacaaattacTTTAACAATGTTCAACTTCAACATATACCGCTCAGCCACCACTAAAACGAGTTGATAATCGCCAAATATTGTGTGTAGTATATGCCTAAATGGTCAACTGATTCGTTAAAGCTGATACGCACGGAGCGCAACAGTGTTACTGTTATATAAACGTCATGCGCAGTTGCTACGTGATGacgtaatgacgtcacaaaatcAAAGCGGCTGCTGCAGCGAATTGATTTTACATGCAAATGGTGAAttgatattttatagtttaacatAGGCTATTTAATGTATAAGTCAAATGCAATACATGCGAGTGCTGGGGTTTGGGAATTATATCGCCATGGCCGTTGCTTGTTACCGCTGGATGTAATTGTGTCTGCAGTGATTGTATTCGGGAAAAGCAATCAGTGGAACATATTGTTCGCAACGGAGTGGTAACAATCATCGAATATTGACATCATTGATCCGAAATTCGATCGCAGGTAAAATTCGTTATCGCCGCGAGTACGTTCGGTTCTAATTACACTTGTACACTAATGAAGTCGATAAAATATACTGTGTGGTTATTCCCTGGGTGAAAATGCGAGCTTATTGGAAAATGCAACAATTCCGAGTGTTGGTAATACAGtataacaaaaaatggttGAAAACATTGGATttcctatatatattaccttAAGATTAACATGCATACGATACACGTGTATATATAGCATTGCTTGGGAAGTTGTTAAGTTGCGTCTTATCTTAGTTAATGGTAACGTTCCGTTCTTGGAAAGATGTTACAAGAGTCTTCGTACGATAAGAAAAGAGCTTTGTGCGTGACGACTGAACACACACACTTGGCCGTTGGACTTTGGTTTAATATATAACCTTGTCGAGGTTGGTTCGAGTGTAAGTACACCTAGACGTGTTTAACATAGGGTTTGTGGGCACACAATTAGGGTGCGTACGTGCGAATATGAAGCAGGTTAATGCCAATGTCATTTAAACTACGTAACTAAGGTCATGCGAGGTTTTAAAAGGAGCAGAGGGTAATTTTTACAACGTCCTACTTTTTGGTCGTAAAAGCGGGTTTATAAGTAAAAACAAGCTGTCATACGCCCCTGTAAGGTGAAAGTTTTGGAGTCCATGCGAAGACAATGCTTGATGTCATAGCATTGCGGCCACTGTAAGAGAAGAATAAGTAAGAAATTGGAAAGGGAGCTTACCTGGGTTGTCAACGCCAGTTTGGATTGCAGCGTCAATGGTAAAACCATTGGGAGTCTGGACTGCTCGCATTTTCTTGTAGATTTCTTCGGTGAGACATCTTGACATGTGGTTGTTGTGCTTGGATAAGTCTGGGAATTCTTCACTGGCGGTGTAGCGGGCGGTGTTGGTGTTCGGCATGCTGATGCTTGTCGATGTACTTGCTCGAAGAGATAATAAACACTGGAAAGGCTTGCTAGCTATGCGATGAAGAAGCGTGCTGCTAGAGATGCTCTTGCTGCTGGAAGGTAGTCGATCGACTGGTAGAGAACCAGTGTTGGAGTGTGGCTTATATACCCGACCGCATGTCGGCAAGAACGACCTTGCTGAATGAACGACAGGCCTGTCAACGCTTGCTAGAAACAGACCTCGACAAGCATCGGGTAAATGCATAAAGCCTTATGTTGGTTGTCAACAAATAGATGCATTTGATTTGTAATGAACAGGATATCATGGTTCTTCAACCACAGAATAAGAGGTGTCAGGAACTAATTAAGATTCGAAATGACCAAATAGGGAAGGGATATTACAGGAAGGAccaaaaagaagaaaaacagaGTAAAATTCCCGCAATCTTGTATGGAACAATCCGCCCACAATTTTTAaccaaacacaaaatatttaacacactTGAATTTATTGTGTATGTACTAACTAATCAAACCCGTAGCCTACACTTTCCATTGACAAATACCACAAAAGCGTCCGTAACGTTTAGTCAATATACCATAATCGCTTTAGGGCGTGACTAATTACCTATTGGATGTTATATTAAGCACTAacgaacatttttaacataaacactACCCGGACTGGCAACAGAATGCGTGTTTTTAGTAAACcgcattaaaaaaagaaaaaaaaacataaaaaaacgttttatagTATGCCATGAAGGCTACAGCACATTATCGATGACGGTAATTTTTGGGAACGAAGACGAATTTCTGCTTTTCATCCGGTCTCAGACGCATTTgcctaattttaaaatcattggaCAAAACCGTACCCATACGGAATATAACAGACGCAATTTTGAATTTACTTAGCTCAAGCTCAGCCCCAAAGCTTGGTTCCATTcgtctgtttaaaataatgctgTACAAAAATAACCTTACAGGCCAGTGCTTCGTAAACTGGCATTACTTTTAGTTATACAGTAATCTACGCGAAAACACACGCGGCCAAGTTTACTACAGAATAAACAGACCTTAAAAACGGCAGCCAAACTAATAAAAACCCACAAACTACACGAAGTTACACAGGCTTATTTGAAGTTGGTTGTTATGGGTAACCGATCTAGAATGGCAACCCAATGTTACAAAAAACAAGTGATTATTACGtaggtaaaaacaaaatacatgtAATATTGAACGAATTTATCAGCAGCAGTATTTCGCATTTAAATATTCGCTGTTATGGAAATATTGCCTATCGTGTTCTTAGCAACCTTAGTTTAGTcctttattttagtaaaactCAGACGCTAAAACACTTCAGACGTAAGTTCAAGTTCTGTCCTTAAATTGTTCCTTGGTATGAAGCTCATAGCACTTCACCGACTGAGTGGCGTTTTGTGCCAGCGTAATGAAGTACCGGTGGATTGCCTATTCAGTTTAACCTTGTGAAAGTGGTACAGAAGAAACTTTAAACGAGCACAGAGTAGTGAAGCCTATtcaaggaacaaaagctcaaCAGGACAAATAACATAAACCGCTAATAGGGCATATAGGGGAACAGACATTGCGTAAGACCACCTTCGTTCTGAAATGTTTTGTCTTGTGTACTAGCACAGACACGCCGAAAGGTTTGAATGACCTGTTGGCTTCATTAATACCACAGTCACATAATGTATTTACGTGGGTGCATGACTAATTCCACATTTGTGTTGTACATTTATAAACTGAGTACCTTTGGGCTTTGGCATGAATATCATCGATTTATTCTCGCTTGGGGCAACTTTGGTTACAACGGAGCAAATTGCAGTGGGTTCTAAATTAATAACTGCGCTGCaaacattgtgggcgtattatatgtgtctttgggcaagacactgaacagcaattgctccaacccagtggtcactaataggttgtccaaattgtcaaccatacaaaaaatataataatcaCCTGCAcagtaacacacatggtaactcgtaagttggcgcGAGGTGCTGgagcacctgtgttataacggatgtcgttttccggtcacgcgaggataaactaagttacatccattcattcaaccaTACCAGtagtagcagcattaagcttGCAGACAATTTATCAAGTCCTAAATTGTTGGTGGGGTATAAATATATCGGTGTTAGACTGTTAGTACATACACCATGGCCTAACTGTAAGCTATAGGTTTACCAAACGTCGCCTAAAAAGAAGATGATCTACGCAAGAAAACATCCCGACACTTTTTCGAACAGAATTTTTAAAGAAcagaattttaataaaagttttccAGTTTGTCACAATGGGTCAAATGAAGCTtacataatacaaaacattacCATAAGATGTTGTTATGCACATGCTAGGATCAAAAGCATGATTGTATAATTATTAACACTTCTGTGGTGACAATTCATTTGGAATATGTAAAGCTATGTTTGCAAAGTATGCGACCACCACATTAAAGTAACATAACCCTTCAAAACTGCATACATTTAACAATGCAATTCAAGAGCCCGAAAAAACAAGCACTTGTACACTAAGTACACCCATAGATTTCATATGAAACTCAATTtcctatatataacattagttAAGATACAAATGACATCCATGCAAAATTCAACCAAAAACATAACCTACTGATAGAAGTATGTAAAAAGTTCAGTAATTAATCCAGAGCATAAAAATGTGTGATCGAATCAGAAAAAagatacatagtagggtgggggaagttgggacacattttaactctattttcacgtccaatgcggtagtaaacaaggaactttcaaagaattataaaactatatgctcaagattcccatagaccgttgttaactgtttaaaacacgatcaggttatttggatattatgcaccgaatgtgtcccatcttcccccatcctactatatagcagAGGTTGTACAATATAAAGAACCAATACATAAGGGTGGCATAAACCCTGCTTTTTTAGATGTGGAAATTGTCCTAAGCAAATACTAGCCCTTTGCAGATGATTTTTGATTGGACcgaaaaaattacaaaaaggaacatttttaactaaacataTCAGTGCTGtagaaaaaataactttttataatcCAAGCGCGAAGTGAGTTTTTATCACTTGGCGAACATTGCTACAACCCTTTTATGCGAAAGTAGTATGTATCCACTAGAACACTTTCTACCCCATTCAAATTTCTGGTTATTAAGTACATAAAATCTACACTAAAGAGCTTAGCGTAACATTTTGGCAATACATCATGAAGAATGACATAAAACTCTGAAAATTAATTCAGTAAAAAgtgataaaaataattctGATCCAAGTCAAGGCATTTGATGAGAGCAGTAACTAAATTTAACCCTCTCGATATGGTCTAAGCACTATGAAACTCAGTAGATCTGACAAAGACACGATTCCAATCACTTTGTCTTCTTTATCCACCACCACTAATCTGTGAACCTGGAAAGAAAGGAAAGTTATCTAAAATTGCGAAAGCTAGGAACCTGTATATAGCAATGGTCAAATAATGATACAGCAGCAAAGCTGGATTTCCCAccgttacatacgtggtaacatgtaagcgggcataaggTCTATGAAACAGAGGTGTAAC
The DNA window shown above is from Ciona intestinalis chromosome 3, KH, whole genome shotgun sequence and carries:
- the LOC100176946 gene encoding creatine kinase B-type isoform X1, with translation MYFNSPGGAMDFSSNEFNFRSNAAEFRNSEPSLLDSGTLYTEDVYLVSRPTSMRSWREKREAERASAEQEAMKKLGSDEVATETKPDLLFQDDGDCECPQPQPRVNSIHECTRRPLSYSYCDTTACDRLSTSLFDPPKKRTPTKVRFSNKPSLSASIKKKLKTITQLDSIPFPCPGSPNCPLKPKGCLKAALWHPFIMTVGCVAGDEESYEVFADLFDPVIEARHNGYKKTDMHKTDIDPTHLKGGTNMDPKYVLSSRVRTGRSIRGLCLPPHCSRAERRKVEQISCEALAKLDGDLKGKYYPLKGMSEEHQDQLINDHFLFDKPVSPLLLASNMARDWPDARGIWHNDKKNFLVWVNEEDHLRVISMEKGGNINEVFKRWCTGLQLVEKYMKESGYEYMWNPHLGYVLTCPSNLGTGVRAGVHLKIPLMSKCPQFDEVLGKLRLQKRGTGGVDTASEGGTFDISNADRIGFSEVELVQMVIDGVEFLIECEKKLEKGESLESDIKALKQK
- the LOC100176946 gene encoding creatine kinase M-type isoform X3 produces the protein MNKNCANFKDDEEYPDLSTHNNHMAHALTLPVFAKLRSKVTPSGFTLDQAIQTGVDNPGHPFIMTVGCVAGDEESYEVFADLFDPVIEARHNGYKKTDMHKTDIDPTHLKGGTNMDPKYVLSSRVRTGRSIRGLCLPPHCSRAERRKVEQISCEALAKLDGDLKGKYYPLKGMSEEHQDQLINDHFLFDKPVSPLLLASNMARDWPDARGIWHNDKKNFLVWVNEEDHLRVISMEKGGNINEVFKRWCTGLQLVEKYMKESGYEYMWNPHLGYVLTCPSNLGTGVRAGVHLKIPLMSKCPQFDEVLGKLRLQKRGTGGVDTASEGGTFDISNADRIGFSEVELVQMVIDGVEFLIECEKKLEKGESLESDIKALKQK
- the LOC100176946 gene encoding creatine kinase B-type isoform X2; translation: MPNTNTARYTASEEFPDLSKHNNHMSRCLTEEIYKKMRAVQTPNGFTIDAAIQTGVDNPGHPFIMTVGCVAGDEESYEVFADLFDPVIEARHNGYKKTDMHKTDIDPTHLKGGTNMDPKYVLSSRVRTGRSIRGLCLPPHCSRAERRKVEQISCEALAKLDGDLKGKYYPLKGMSEEHQDQLINDHFLFDKPVSPLLLASNMARDWPDARGIWHNDKKNFLVWVNEEDHLRVISMEKGGNINEVFKRWCTGLQLVEKYMKESGYEYMWNPHLGYVLTCPSNLGTGVRAGVHLKIPLMSKCPQFDEVLGKLRLQKRGTGGVDTASEGGTFDISNADRIGFSEVELVQMVIDGVEFLIECEKKLEKGESLESDIKALKQK